A genome region from Micromonospora peucetia includes the following:
- a CDS encoding ROK family protein: MRAGPSQDDIRRQNLGALLRYVHVHGATTRAELTTTLGLNRSTIGALTADLAGAGLVSEGTPKETGRAGRPSLVVRPESDRVHAYAYSIEVDRLRAARIGLGGAVLDRRELDRPRGLTAAEAAPLLAGAVKEMQQAVPADAVCVGAGVAVCGMVRRDDGLVRLGPTTGWVDEPIGAALGAELGCEVPVTVGNVADVAAFAEHARGAAAGCDNVIYLYGDVGVGAGIIAGGRRLTGHGGYGGEVGHMVVVRDGAPCECGSRGCWETEIGEHALLRAAGRSDARGRDALLAVFDAADRGDLRAQTAVRQAGDWLGFGVANLVNIFNPEMVIFGGGLRDLYLASAAQVRSRLNSVALPACLEHVRLRTPKLGDDAALIGAAELAFERLLADPLDAG; the protein is encoded by the coding sequence ATGCGCGCGGGACCGAGCCAGGACGACATCCGTCGGCAGAACCTGGGCGCGCTGCTGCGGTACGTGCACGTGCACGGGGCCACCACCCGGGCCGAACTCACCACCACGCTCGGGCTCAACCGCAGCACCATCGGCGCGCTGACCGCCGACCTGGCCGGCGCGGGGCTGGTCAGCGAGGGGACACCGAAGGAGACCGGCCGGGCCGGGCGACCGTCGCTGGTCGTCCGGCCCGAGTCGGACCGGGTGCACGCGTACGCGTACAGCATCGAGGTGGACCGGCTGCGGGCCGCGCGGATCGGTCTCGGCGGTGCGGTGCTCGACCGCCGGGAGCTGGACCGCCCCCGGGGCCTGACCGCCGCGGAGGCCGCCCCGCTGCTGGCCGGGGCGGTCAAGGAGATGCAGCAGGCCGTGCCGGCGGACGCCGTCTGCGTCGGCGCGGGTGTCGCGGTCTGCGGCATGGTGCGCCGCGACGACGGGCTGGTCCGGCTGGGGCCGACCACCGGGTGGGTGGACGAGCCGATCGGCGCGGCGCTCGGCGCCGAGCTGGGCTGCGAGGTGCCCGTCACGGTCGGCAACGTGGCCGACGTGGCGGCCTTCGCCGAGCACGCCCGGGGCGCGGCGGCCGGCTGTGACAACGTCATCTACCTGTACGGCGACGTGGGTGTCGGCGCCGGCATCATCGCCGGTGGGCGGCGGCTGACCGGGCACGGCGGCTACGGCGGCGAGGTCGGCCACATGGTCGTCGTCCGGGACGGCGCGCCCTGCGAGTGCGGCTCCCGGGGCTGCTGGGAGACCGAGATCGGCGAGCACGCGCTGCTCCGCGCGGCCGGCCGCTCCGACGCCCGGGGCCGCGACGCGCTGCTGGCCGTCTTCGACGCCGCCGACCGGGGCGACCTGCGGGCCCAGACGGCGGTACGCCAGGCCGGCGACTGGCTCGGCTTCGGGGTGGCCAACCTGGTGAACATCTTCAACCCCGAGATGGTGATCTTCGGCGGCGGCCTGCGGGACCTCTACCTCGCGTCGGCGGCCCAGGTGCGCAGCCGGCTCAACTCGGTCGCCCTGCCCGCCTGCCTGGAACACGTCCGGCTGCGCACCCCGAAACTCGGCGACGACGCGGCGCTGATCGGCGCCGCCGAGCTGGCCTTCGAACGCCTGCTCGCCGACCCGCTCGACGCCGGCTGA
- a CDS encoding SDR family NAD(P)-dependent oxidoreductase has translation MNKALDGKVALVTGGGRGIGAAVALRLAEEGADVALTFQQNQPRADDVVNRIKAAGRRAIAVQADSADPAAVLTAVDRAAGELGRLDILINNAGAFLLGPLEQLTMDQFEQTVAVNVRAPFVASQAAARHMSAGGRIINIGSNVAERAVFPGFSLYAMSKTALIGLTKALGRELGGRAITVNLVNPGATDTELNPADGPNADTINGFTALGHYAQPSDVAATVAFLAGPDGRYITGATVNVDGGFAI, from the coding sequence ATGAACAAAGCACTTGACGGCAAGGTCGCTCTGGTCACCGGTGGTGGTCGTGGCATCGGCGCGGCGGTGGCGTTACGCCTGGCCGAGGAAGGCGCCGATGTGGCGCTGACGTTCCAACAGAATCAACCGCGCGCCGACGACGTGGTAAACCGGATCAAGGCTGCGGGACGGCGGGCCATCGCCGTGCAGGCGGACAGCGCCGACCCGGCGGCGGTGCTCACCGCGGTGGACCGGGCCGCCGGTGAGCTGGGTCGATTGGACATCCTGATCAACAATGCCGGCGCGTTCCTGCTCGGCCCTCTCGAGCAACTGACGATGGACCAGTTCGAACAGACCGTCGCGGTCAACGTCCGGGCACCGTTCGTCGCCTCACAGGCCGCGGCACGCCACATGTCGGCCGGTGGCCGGATCATCAACATCGGCAGCAACGTGGCCGAACGCGCGGTCTTTCCGGGCTTCTCGCTCTACGCGATGAGCAAGACCGCCCTGATCGGCCTGACCAAAGCGCTCGGACGCGAACTCGGCGGCAGGGCGATCACCGTGAACCTGGTGAACCCAGGCGCCACCGACACCGAGCTGAACCCCGCCGACGGCCCGAACGCCGACACGATCAACGGATTCACCGCCCTCGGCCACTACGCGCAGCCATCGGACGTGGCCGCCACGGTCGCATTCCTCGCCGGACCGGACGGACGCTACATCACCGGCGCAACGGTCAACGTCGACGGCGGCTTCGCTATCTGA
- a CDS encoding serine hydrolase domain-containing protein translates to MGFEEEWQDLVPGTDRVSEIGVAVGGLDGDVWTAGHDLLFPACSISKHVAAFGTLRLVADATLDLDTDVNAYLSAWQLPGTGTVTVRQLLAHTAGLTKNWFPGYAAGKLVPSLQQILRGEPPANTPRVRRELPPGTEFRYSGSHYAVLEQLLTDVTSTPFDKLMATLVLEPVGMADSSYDQHFPNEHRDRAARGHCGGTPVHGGWHTQPEMAGAGLWSTPADLVRLELEIGRAAAGESALLPQDLAAQMLTPQVPGGFGLGTELGAGRFGHTGQNTGYSCFSFAWPVSGTAVAVMMNAEDCHDTLLALIELAGRNYG, encoded by the coding sequence ATGGGATTCGAAGAGGAGTGGCAGGACCTGGTTCCGGGTACCGACCGCGTTTCCGAAATCGGGGTCGCGGTCGGCGGGCTCGACGGTGACGTCTGGACTGCCGGTCACGACCTGCTGTTCCCGGCGTGCTCGATCAGCAAGCACGTCGCCGCGTTCGGCACGCTGCGGCTGGTCGCCGACGCGACCCTCGATCTCGACACCGACGTCAACGCCTACCTGTCCGCCTGGCAGCTGCCCGGAACCGGTACGGTAACCGTACGCCAACTCTTGGCCCACACCGCAGGCCTGACCAAGAACTGGTTCCCCGGGTACGCCGCAGGCAAGCTCGTGCCATCACTGCAGCAGATCCTGCGGGGTGAGCCACCGGCCAACACGCCCAGGGTCCGGCGCGAGCTGCCGCCGGGCACTGAATTCCGTTATTCAGGCAGCCACTACGCCGTTCTTGAGCAGCTCCTGACCGACGTGACTTCGACGCCGTTCGACAAGCTGATGGCGACGCTCGTGCTAGAACCGGTGGGCATGGCGGACAGCAGCTATGACCAGCACTTCCCGAACGAACACCGGGACCGTGCGGCCCGCGGCCACTGTGGCGGCACCCCCGTGCACGGCGGCTGGCATACGCAGCCGGAGATGGCCGGCGCTGGGCTGTGGAGTACCCCGGCGGACCTGGTGCGGCTGGAGCTGGAGATCGGCCGTGCCGCCGCCGGCGAATCCGCGCTACTGCCGCAGGATCTGGCCGCACAGATGCTGACCCCGCAGGTGCCCGGCGGGTTTGGTCTTGGCACCGAACTTGGCGCCGGGCGCTTCGGGCATACCGGGCAGAACACCGGCTACAGCTGCTTCTCGTTTGCCTGGCCGGTGTCGGGCACAGCGGTCGCCGTGATGATGAACGCCGAGGACTGCCACGACACGCTGCTCGCCCTCATCGAACTGGCCGGCCGCAACTACGGCTAA
- a CDS encoding uridylate kinase gives MDQGTRDEMLGRLAEAVGSVTVTHPTRVAIDGPPAVGKTTLADELAVVLREQGRDVIRATIDDFLFLRAHRYPRGEYSAEGCYFDTHDYDALNRVLLDPLGPGGDRRFQHAVYDRTVDTALSPPVTTAPADAVLVFDGVFLMRPELIDRWDLRIFVSTALEKTVDRAVIRERRVSSRAEVERRWRERYIPAQQFYFAMVRPTDHVDIIVHNDEPQQPVWETQTH, from the coding sequence GTGGACCAAGGAACCCGCGACGAGATGCTCGGCCGCCTGGCTGAGGCAGTCGGGTCCGTCACAGTCACACACCCGACGCGGGTCGCCATCGACGGACCGCCCGCCGTAGGCAAGACCACCCTCGCCGACGAGCTGGCTGTCGTCCTACGCGAACAGGGCCGCGATGTCATCCGCGCGACGATCGACGATTTCCTCTTCCTCCGGGCGCACCGCTATCCGCGCGGCGAGTATTCGGCCGAAGGCTGCTACTTCGACACCCACGACTACGACGCGCTGAACCGGGTTCTGCTCGATCCGCTCGGCCCGGGCGGAGATCGACGCTTCCAACACGCGGTCTACGACCGCACCGTGGATACCGCGCTGTCCCCACCGGTCACGACTGCCCCCGCCGACGCCGTGCTGGTCTTCGACGGCGTCTTCCTCATGCGCCCGGAACTGATCGACCGGTGGGACCTGCGCATCTTCGTGTCGACCGCGCTCGAGAAGACCGTGGATCGTGCTGTGATCCGAGAGCGCCGGGTGTCATCCCGGGCCGAAGTCGAACGGCGCTGGCGCGAGCGTTACATCCCCGCCCAACAGTTCTACTTCGCTATGGTCCGCCCGACCGATCACGTCGACATCATCGTGCACAACGACGAGCCCCAGCAGCCGGTCTGGGAGACCCAGACACACTGA